The sequence below is a genomic window from Silene latifolia isolate original U9 population chromosome 7, ASM4854445v1, whole genome shotgun sequence.
GGGTAGGTGTTGGTTTTTGTTAATTTGGTTTGGATTGTTGTGTAATTTGTGTTGATTTAGagattttttgaaaaaaattggGAATTTGAAGTGATCAGTGTGAATTTTATAGTTTGAGGTGATTGTTTGTGTCGAGGATGCTGGATTTTGTGATGGGTTAATTGCTGAACATGGATTTGGATTTATGGGTTTTGTATCAAATTTGTTGATTGAATTTCGGGCAGAGGTGAGCTAATGTTGTGATTTTGTTACTTTAGTGATTTCTGTGATTGATGAAAATGTTGTCTATTAGGTTCTTTTGATTTGTTATGCTGTAGTATTTTATTCATAGGAAATTACCGAGGGTGGAGATCTTGTTGTTTTGAGCTGAATATGTATGTGGTGAGGTTTTGCGCTTATGATAATGGGTTATCTTGTGTTCTATCTTTGGGCGCGGGGTTCGGATTTCGTTAATTTTGCAGTGAAGATTTGTTTAAATACGGGCTTGCCATGCTCAAAATTGTTCTTTAGTCTCTGTGGACTATGATTTTCAGTAGACGAAACATCATTCCTTAGATTAGGGGAAGGAAGAGCGgggctgtgtgtgtgtgtgtgtgtgtgtgtgtgtgtgtgtgtgtgtctgttCTCCTTCTTTAGTCTGTCGTGTCTGTATATTGGGAATTGCTATCTGGATTAGGAGCACAAAACGTGTAGATCACTGATCACATTGAGGCTTTTAGATAGAATGAGTTTTGGATTAGGGTTTTAGATAGGCTTATCAGTCATAGTAGTTTCTTGAATCTCAAATTGCGATGGGATTTTCACAGATGCTTTTTCGTAATGGGGTAAAAACGAGTAGGGAGGCCTTTTAGATTTTATCTAGAATTTGGGACATCTAGGAGAAACTTATAGAGAACGAGGTCCAATTTCCCAACAGTTAATTTAAAATTTTGAGTTGTCTCACCACTGCCCTATAATTAGTTCTGTCACAATCTTCCCTGAACAAGTCGAGAGAACATGACGACTATTTTCACAAGTACTATGTCTTGATAAATTACACTTTCTACAAAGTAAATGTTAACTTCTCACTGCTTTGGTTGCCAATATTTTGGTTAGTGGACAGTACCTAAAGCACCACGAGTATTATGTAGGCGCTTTAACAAACATGGTGAACTTGTATCTGACAAGTTGTTGGATCAAATGTCCGCGGACTTTGATGATGTGCATGCTCGTAGAGATCTAAGAGCCTAGGGACCAGTATATTTCTTAAATCAGGGTATCTTATATAAAACAATTCTGATATAGGAGATTCACTCAATGCAGACTTGACACGCTTTCTTCAGATCCTAGTGCCTAGATTCTCTAGACTAAGGCTGTTAGAAAATTTGTTCTCATTGCTTTGCGATTGTACACATTGAAGTTGTGTGTAAGGTTGCTAAGAGGACGAGGAAGATTAGGGCAGAAAGCTGAGGAAGCGGAGAAAATACATTTTCGGCAAATTTTTCGATGTATACTGGTTGGGGTCTTGGGGATTAAAGAACTAATTGTGGAACAAGGATATATTAAGCTTTATGTTATAAATATAAAAATATAGGAAGAAGTACAATGAAGCTATGAAAATAGCCAAAATCAGCAGTGACAATTTAAGATGTGTTCCTTGTTAATTGTTGTAGTTTTCAAGTAATCATTTGGCTTGTGCTGCTGATTTGCAGGTCCAACTATTCTGTTTTTTCAAGAAAATGCTGGGAGTATCCTTCTGTTATAGGAGTACCATTTACACAAGTTCAAATTCGCCCCTTGATATATACTTTTATCTGTGCTGGTTACGTTATTCCTTTAAGGTTGTTGCTTGTGGTTTGCAGACCTTGACTTTTCTTTTGCTTAGATATTGCTCATCGTCTTGAAATGGTTCGGATTATGATACAGAAATTGCAGTGCAATGTTTTTATGCTCTCATACAGAGGGTATGTATTCTGCCTCTTTAATAGCGTTTATGTTATGTTATATGTTTGTTAGTCACTTGTCATTGTATAATTGTGCATCGGTCCATGGATCTGATGTTTTTTTTGGTAAACGATAGTTATGGTGCTAGTGATGGCTATCCTTCTCAACATGGAATCACCAAGGATGCTCAGGTTCATTACTcgaatgcttttttttttttaatattatttgtaGTACAAACACAAAGTATTGTTCGTTGACCAAGATGTTTTGCATGTTTAGGCCGCATTGGATCACTTGAGGCAAAGGACTGATATCGACACGTCTCAGATAGTCGTGTTTGGGAGGTCATTAGGCGGTGCAGTTGGAACTGTCCTTGCCAAAAATAACCCGGATAAGGTACCTCTTAAAGTTTTGCAACTTTATTTTGTCGTGAGGCTGTTGGAaatggaagttgatagtgagcgTGGTGGTTTTTGATCACCTCTATCTAGAGCTGCCCAAGTCCATTGGCTTTACCTTTTACTTTTTTAGATCTCAGTATAAAAATATGTATTATTGTTCTGTGAGCTTAAAAAGCAATTGGCCATGAATGAAAGCTCCTTTGTTTGACAGGAGCAACTTTTAAATTATTATAAGCCCAAACGTTGTGAGGTGTTTACCAAAGTAGTCCATTCGTTTGTAGGGGTAGCAAAATTACTGGTCGTTTTTCTTACACTTTAAGATGATATGAGTTATTTGAGGCATCTTTCTGTAGTAATGGGTGATACTGTGTCTTTCCTGCAAGTATTTTAGAAACTATTTATGGAGGTTATAAGGGACTAGGCAGGAAGAAATTTTGTTGGGTGTTGTGCATTGAGGGCTGTGTATTGCCGCCTTTGTCTTCTGAATATCTTGGGTCGCTTAAATTATCTGGCCTCTCCTTAATCTAATGCTGCAAGGTTTTTTTAATGACATCAATTTCCGATTAGTTTGTTACAATTAGAATTTCTCTCTAAATTTTGCAGAAGTTAATGAGTTATTTCTACATTTTGTATGCCAACATCATCTCAGCCATTTCCATTCCATTCACTCTGAAACAGCCATCGTAACTGTCTTTGTAAGCCTAAAGGTGTCTCTACTTTAAGTTTGATCTTTTTGCTTGTTGTATTGGCTCTCACCATATTTTTTCACCTCAAGTTTCCCTTAGGTCATATAGGTTCATTTGATGAATTTGAAGCTCTAGCTTCCCATACCAACCTCTATGACATAGTTTTGTTACTTGGGCTTCAGAGGAGTGTGGGACTGCGTCCAGGTCCTTGTTAAATATGATATACATGATGCATTGTCTTTGTAAGCGTTAAGATCTCTCTATTTTAAACTTTATTTAGTGGTGAATGGGGGAGCTGTCAATGAAATTGCGGCTGCCTTGTGAGTGTTGTGACTACACCCTCCGAAAATTCGTGGCATAcaactttttttgtttttttccccTAATACTGATTGCCAACTTACGTAGTCTCTAATGGCAAATTCCTCTACAAAgaagctctctctctctctctctctctctctctctctctctctctctctctctctctctctctctctctctctctctctctctctctctctctctctctctcatttatatatatatgtttctgACTCTTTATCTGGATGCTTTTTGGGGAATGGCCATATGACGTGTTTTTTTTGATGGGCACCAAGATCTTTCACTTTGGCTCTCAATTTTTCGTGGTTTATACTCCTTTgcctttttctctctcttttttttttactcatTGTGTTTGAACCTAGTCGTTTGAGGAGTAAAAGCAGGAGTTGAAAGACCATGAAAAACATTTTTTCGTTTTATTCCCAAGGAGGGCAAATTATCTACTGCTGTGGAGAGAGCTCTACAAACTTAAGAATCGCTGTATCTTGAGGTTCAGCATCTAGTTTTTGCTTCTTATGGCATCGAAGTTAAGTGCACATAGGCTCTTAGGTGCCATTACTGGTGGCTAGTTTTTTTTCTCAGATATCGTAATCATCTTCGTAAACTTTTGGTAGGGTTTTTGTTGGTGCGTGTATAGAATCATCTTAAAGATATGAGGGAATATGTGTCTATCCTTGTGTCTGATTTTTGCTTTCTTTGTAAGTTTATCTCTCTTGTTGATACCGCGCATGTGACACGAGGGAGGGGGTAAAGCTTTACTAAGATGCTCTTCGTTCCGAGAACTTCTCGTCATCTTCAAATGGATGCAGTTTTTTTAGTTATGAactttgttttcttgtttttctctctatttcCGTCTTAATCTCACATTTTAATGCTTTACAATGTCAATCAATATTCATCTTAAATGTGTTTGGAAGTAAAGGTCCTAACAGTAAATTTTAAGATTAGAAAAATATACTCCATTAATGATTCAAAACTCAGCAAGAGTGGAACATAAGTCAAGGATAGGTAATGCTCCACAAATTAAAAAGTAATTGCAAATCATATAGCAAAATTGTACGTTAGAATTCCCGTAAAGACACAATGTACTTGCCTATTAAGACACAAATGAAGGCATAGATTTCTCCACTTAATAAACAAAGTCAATCATGCAGTAAGACAAGAATTTACTTTATTGAATAAGCCATGGGAATGAAGGGATATGTCCTAATAGATTAACACAGTCATAACTGTTTTGAATTCCCATCAATCCCTTTTCTTTGGTCTTCGATATCATGGTGGTGAAGGATTCCTGTTCCTCCTCACCCACCTGCCCTCTCTTTTCCTGTTACAGTAACAGAGATCTTGGAGAATTCAGTTGTATTGCTATCTTATATTCGGTGGTTCTGATTCTGGTTCTTTGGGATCTCCGATAAGTGTTAAGGGCCAGCTGTTTACGATTCAGCTGATCAACACCAGTCATTGTAGGTCATACCTAGTTGGATATTAGCTTCCAATCTGCCCAGATTTACCTGCCTATTGGTTTTGAGTTCCATATACAACTTTTGCGGCCACTATTTATGTTCTAACTGCTGATATTCTGCTTGTCTTTTGTTTTGGTGAGTTTATGGGTTGTTAATGGTGCTTTTATGTCCATTTCACTACGCTTCACCACCATGTTTCTGTTTCAGGTTGCTGCCTTGATTTTGGAAAATACATTCACATCAATTGCGGACATGGCTGGGGTTCTACTGCCATTTTTGAAGTGGTTTATTGGGGGAAGTAGTGGGAAAGGTCTTAGGATTCTTAATTTTGTAGTGAAGTCTCCTTGGAGTACAATTGATGTTATTGGTCAGGTAAAGCTAGTATACCTTCTTTACCGCCCGCTTGTGTGTTTGGCTTATCTGGAATATTTGCTGAGTATAGGCTCTTACCAGACCAGCGAATGTCTTGTTTGCTATGACCAActtgtttgattatttgttattatCATCCAATGAAAACTGGTGCTCTTAGAATCTTAGATTGAAGTGGAATAATACATTCCAAATTTCTGACAGTGAAGAGGTACAAAGTGCGTATCTGACTGTTATTACCATTCCCTAGCCTGTTTTAGCCTTTAGGAAGAGAAATTGGAATAACTTTAAATCAAGGACTAAATTATTTGGCATTTTGGCCTTGGCTTAAGACTTAAAAAGATTCTTTTTCAGATGAAATAGTGAGTAGTTATAAGGCATGGCTTGCTGTTAAGGTCAATACTCTCTTGTATTCTGTGTAAAGCAGGACTTGTTTTACTTTCTTGCAGGTCAAACAGCCCATACTTTTCATTTCCGGATTGCAAGATGAGATGGTTCCTCCTATGCACATGAAGTTGTTGTATGCCAAAGCAGCTGCACACAATAGGCAGTGCCTCTTCGTGGAATTTCCAAATGGCATGCATATGGATACATGGCTATCTGGTGGAGACCATTATTGGAAAACAGTTCAACAATTCTTACAAGAACATGCATCTGGGAAGCAAGATGATGAATCTAGTTCCAGAAGCAATGGTATGCTTGAGCTGTTTCTTTTAAAGCAACTCTTTGTTAAAACAAATTTGAACAAGAAGTATATTTGAGTAGAGTAGTGCACTAGAATTGGGGGGCATGGTATTAATTCTCAATTGTGACACATAAGGTAAATCAAGGTTACTGCAACTGCATCTCGAGACGGTATCGGCTGCATTAACAATGTAATGACTGAGATCAAGCCATGGCAATTAATTTCGAGATCAAGTCTCAAATTGAGATTTAGTACCTTGCTTGAGAGGCAAGTGCCTTGCAAATGCAAATGTCATGCACGTGCCTCTCTGTTCCTACTCGGTGCTCGGGTATTACTGTCTGTACTCTGTTTTGCCTTGCATTTAGTTCTATTGTTGTTGATAGTTATGTTATTGCCATATTACGACTTTATGTGAACTCTTGGTGGGAGGCTGATAGTATTTGGCTATTTGCTAAAAGTCATAGACTGCAAACGTAAATGCTTCATAAATGCTCGCTTAGTGCATGCTACTGAATGAACTAAGCAAATGTGGCCTAACCAACGTTGTTGTGATTTAGTTGTCTTGACCTTGCTCAGAAAATCATGATACATGCTATCCTGTGGGAAACTTGGATGTGTTTGAACTTTGAAGAAAAACCTAGATATCTGATGGAAAAAGTACTCTTATCATACCCTTCACTTTCAAGATGGATGCTTAACGTTAGGCTTCATGCTCTAATGTAGATATGAGTATATGACCAAATACCAATGTTGCCAAAATGCAGTAGACTTAAAGTGTAAACCCAGTCTAATCTCAAAAACGTAGCCTCGAAAAGAGGGGGAGGGGGAGAGTATGTCATTCTATTAGCGTTCTGTTATTTATCTGAATAGTGATGCATATGACTAAATATCTATGTTACTCGGATTAGTCGACAAGGTGTCGTATCCGACACGCAATTGTGTTTATTATTGTTGTATATTTTTGGCCTGTTTCAATATTTTTTCTTTTCACTACACAATTGCCATTTACAAGTTTTTGATATCATGCATTTTGATATTCACTTATGTGAGTGTATCTTTCTGAGTCCCAATCGTCTAACTTGCTGCAGCTCATCCAAAAATATGAAACTTTTGGTTTTAGATATCGCATTTTGCCATCTTCTTGGTTGACACTTTTATCAGGTTCCCTTTCACACTTACATTTTAATACTATATTTTAAATCATCATTTGAAGTGGTGCCTTTAAGTCATTAATATGTTGTAGTCTTTATGCTATATAGATGCTCATTACTCGCATAGGTGCATGCAGAAGTGCACAAATCCAAAGTTTTAACATCTACATGTGACTGACTGAAAAAAGTCATTTTATGTGGCATCTCAtcttactactactattattagaaGGAAATTCTCCCTGCATTTATTTTATTCTTCCTATCCATTCTTCATGACTTTTAAGAAATGTGTCAAGGAGAGTAGGAGACAGCAGTACTCTTCATTTACCCTCTTTGACACCAGCCCTTCACTCACACTCCACCCCAACTCCAAACTCCCACCATAAGCCCCTTGCTCCAACAGTCCCCAAACTGCTTTTTTGACAACGAACTGCAGCAGCCACTGACTCACATCATCACCTCCGTTACCCAACTATGACAACCCTAGAGCTATCACCAATGACCCAACACACAACCGCATAAGCCACAACGACCG
It includes:
- the LOC141592544 gene encoding alpha/beta hydrolase domain-containing protein WAV2; protein product: MVSYMNALLYGVGGIAMAGMALLIAFQERLVYVPVLPGLTKSYPITPSRLRLLYEDVWLTSSDGVRLHAWFIKLLPNSRGPTILFFQENAGNIAHRLEMVRIMIQKLQCNVFMLSYRGYGASDGYPSQHGITKDAQAALDHLRQRTDIDTSQIVVFGRSLGGAVGTVLAKNNPDKVAALILENTFTSIADMAGVLLPFLKWFIGGSSGKGLRILNFVVKSPWSTIDVIGQVKQPILFISGLQDEMVPPMHMKLLYAKAAAHNRQCLFVEFPNGMHMDTWLSGGDHYWKTVQQFLQEHASGKQDDESSSRSNDSFSS